A stretch of Trichomycterus rosablanca isolate fTriRos1 chromosome 8, fTriRos1.hap1, whole genome shotgun sequence DNA encodes these proteins:
- the LOC134319274 gene encoding monocyte chemotactic protein 1B-like — translation MMNLTPLLLLLLVGSLQLVSGSSYAPNVGRGSCCDKTTRVKIPLHRITSYSWTSSDCPSKAVIFQTIVGNQICVDPEAPWVKNHTKAVDLKQKSSTTSGTPKSSTSV, via the exons ATGATGAACCTGACGCCTCTGCTGCTTCTGCTGCTTGTCGGCTCTCTGCAGCTGGTTTCTGGAT CTTCTTATGCTCCTAATGTGGGCCGCGGCAGCTGCTGTGACAAAACCACAAGAGTAAAGATTCCTCTACACAGAATCACATCTTACAGCTGGACCAGCAGTGATTGTCCCAGCAAAGCAGTGAT TTTCCAGACGATTGTAGGAAACCAGATTTGTGTGGATCCTGAAGCTCCCTGGGTAAAGAATCACACGAAAGCGGTGGATCTTAAACAGAAATCATCAACAACCAGTGGAACCCCAAAATCCAGCACCAGCGTTTAA
- the LOC134319253 gene encoding golgin subfamily A member 6-like protein 22: MSRIMRRLQRLFCRGSWDEESDTRGEKLRQIPREIRELEREMELTQKEMKRKEKEREKKLDKKRKQKERKRREEEEKREELTRGILQFYRSSRTERLELENPWELEEQRSRAREIEDVLERERLYEERPGKVLFQQTSTKLSGRQRRYAVQDTPMFLEGQADLVDQIRSTLLDLTELEQQQQRADFELRKRTLDDIQSEVDQLKKLAMNLQNKYSVQQEDVTKVRADPKVRGLKNIEFTVKVTEPQEQRLTMDEFKKERRTNVGEQKEENQHGYLNISELKQELKLIKSEAELKFKSGLTGRIRSTKHQEQLEIKAEMAMLGRSEKNRQDERPEERPEERERDFMRQIREMERKIEEKHELDLRREKEKWKEEMKKQKEKYRLKFQKIFRTEKEENRTRREHERAEEMKQQSESELLQENLRRENERLQELQRIKELQEKEEELERERKLMEEKQREREAELREMMRKLKDERETSKRKEKEWKQKEQEVTSHLHEMERKVKEENEERRKKMRSEAERFETESRLVEEPRREVQSKARLRRKKETMIEEKERSWKETRRKMEKEEDEERRKKMRSEAERFETESHLVEEQRREVQSKARLRRKKETMNEEKERRWKETRRKMEEEEEENKIEIKELKEKMIVTDSDMEKEKENEMREEKEERMMLEKRESTMDGAENPEMKMMRRRRSEEKEETEIIKEEERRRENRQEHKKKREKQKEKELQREPANHQQETKRLRKKKEKQAGEEEKEAQNKKENIKKEEENNEKLLDQNVLQPDPDSLPKDPTVITRRPLVPNPDPTGHKSHQSLDSRSVRPKRNAAQSKAENMKLNLSSDTTRHETGQCPGPPAALGASRPPEERVSAETGAEKVPERDDPQVIKQNQKNETCCEDAASGKEKKKENEMREEKRERMMLEKRESTMEGAETPEMKMKRRRRSEENEETEIIKEEERRRENRQEHKKKREKQKEKELLREPTNHQQETKQLRKKKEKQAGEVEKEAQNKKENIKKEEEKNEKLLDQKVLQPDPDSPPKDPTVITRRPLVPNPDLHTGHNPHQNLDSRSVRPKRDAAQSKAENVKLNLSSDATRHETGQCPGPAAALGAPRPPEERVSAETGAEKVPERDDPQVIKQKQKNETCCEDAASGKEKKSEHRSTPGLVVEWVSQKIKERYQRKMKKSLRREQLHGNKFYVINTNGFWFEKVNVAKFEQKKRKQLQKKEQMCQRVQNFVRKLEEKRATKKEEKKKEKNMNKKELQQPGSTSPGPGEALTPSPEPDPPKCKARIIFVRPIHPRPKPTNDGSRSRLDLPPVT; the protein is encoded by the exons ATGAGCAGGATCATGAGGCGTCTCCAGCGCCTCTTCTGCCGTGGAAGCTGGGACGAGGAGAGCGACACGAGAGGGGAGAAACTCCGGCAGATCCCGAGAGAGATACGAGAGCTGGAGAGAGAGATGGAGCTAACGCAGAAGGAAATGAAGAGAAAGGAAAAGGAAAGAGAGAAGAAGCTGGACAAGAAGAGAAAGCAGAAGGAAAGGAAaaggagagaggaggaggagaagagagAGGAACTGACTCGGGGGATCCTTCAGTTTTATAGATCCAGCCGGACCGAGAGGCTGGAACTGGAGAACCCGTGGGAGCTTGAGGAACAGAGATCTCGGGCGAGAGAGATAGAGGACGTgttggagagagagagactttatGAGGAACGTCCTGGAAAA GTCCTGTTTCAACAGACGTCCACAAAGCTCAGTGGACGACAAAGACGATACGCAGTGCAGGACACGCCGATGTTCTTAGAAGGACAGGCCGACCTGGTTGACCAGATCAGATCGACTTTACTGGATCTAACGGAGCTCGAGCAGCAACAACAAAGAGCCGATTTTGAACTTAGAAAAAGGACGCTGGACGACATTCAGAGTGAGGTGGATCAGTTAAAGAAACTGGCCATGAACCTCCAGAACAAGTACAGCGTCCAGCAGGAAGACGTGACGAAGGTCCGAGCAGATCCGAAGGTCAGAGGGCTTAAAAATATCGAGTTCACGGTGAAAGTGACCGAGCCACAGGAACAACGGTTGACCATGGACGAATTTAAGAAAGAGAGAAGAACAAATGTAGGAGAGCAGAAAGAGGAGAACCAGCACGGCTATTTAAACATCAGTGAGCTGAAGCAGGAGCTCAAGCTGATAAAGTCTGAAGCAGAACTGAAGTTTAAGTCTGGTTTAACTGGGAGAATCAGGAGCACAAAACATCAGGAACAACTGGAGATTAAAGCAGAAATGGCCATGCTGGGTCGGTCTGAGAAAAACAGACAAGATGAACGTCCAGAGGAACGTCCAGAGGAACGAGAGAGGGACTTTATGAGACAGATAAGAGAAATGGAGAGAAAGATAGAGGAGAAACATGAGCTGGATCTGAGAAGAGAGAAGGAGAAATGGAAGGAGGAGATGAAAAAGCAGAAGGAAAAGTACCGACTCAAGTTTCAGAAGATTTTCAGGACTGAgaaagaagagaacagaaccagACGAGAACATGAGAGAGCAGAAGAGATGAAGCAGCAAAGTGAATCGGAACTGCTTCAGGAGAATCTGAGAAGAGAAAATGAGCGGCTCCAAGAACTGCAGAGAATTAAAGAGCTGCAGGAGAAAGAGGAGGAGctggagagagaaagaaagctGATGGAGGAAaagcaaagagagagagaagccGAGCTGAGAGAGATGATGAGAAAGCTCAAGGATGAGAGAGAAACAAGTAAGAGAAAGGAGAAGGAATGGAAACAAAAAGAGCAGGAGGTGACGTCTCATCTCCATGAAATGGAGAGAAAAGTAAAGGAGGAGaatgaagaaagaagaaagaaaatgagGAGCGAGGCTGAAAGATTTGAGACGGAGAGCCGCCTGGTGGAGGAGCCAAGACGAGAAGTTCAGTCAAAGGCTCGTCTCAGGAGAAAGAAGGAAACAATGATTGAGGAGAAAGAGAGGAGCTGGAAAGAAACAAGGAGAAAGATGGaaaaggaggaggatgaagagaggagaAAGAAAATGAGAAGCGAGGCTGAAAGATTTGAGACAGAGAGCCACCTGGTAGAGGAGCAGAGACGAGAAGTTCAGTCAAAGGCTCGTCTCAGGAGAAAGAAGGAAACAATGAACGAGGAGAAAGAGAGGAGGTGGAAAGAAACAAGGAGAaagatggaggaggaggaggaggagaataaAATTGAGATAAAGGAGCTAAAAGAGAAGATGATAGTGACAGACAGTGACATGGAGAAGGAGAAAGAGAATGAGATGAgagaggagaaggaggagaGAATGATGCTGGAGAAAAGAGAAAGCACGATGGATGGAGCAGAAAATCCTGAGATGAagatgatgaggaggaggag GTCTGAGGAGAAAGAAGAGACAGAAATAATAAAGGAGGAGGAAAGAAGGAGAGAGAACAGACAGGAGCACAAGAAGAAGCGAGAGaagcagaaagagaaagagCTGCAGAGAGAACCTGCAAATCATCAGCAGGAGACAAAGCGGCTTAGAAAGAAGAAGGAGAAACAGGCGGgagaggaggagaaggaggcGCAGAACAAGAAGGAAAATATAAAGAAGGAGGAGGAGAACAATGAGAAG CTTCTGGACCAGAACGTTCTGCAGCCTGATCCAGATTCTCTACCCAAAGATCCGACGGTCATTACCCGCCGACCTCTCGTACCAAACCCAGACCCCACAGGACACAAGTCTCACCAAAGCCTGGACTCTCGGTCTGTGAGACCTAAACGTAATGCTGCTCAAAGTAAAGCTGAGAACATGAAGCTCAATCTGAGCTCCGACACCACACGACACGAGACCGGTCAGTGCCCGGGTCCTCCGGCTGCCCTCGGCGCTTCTCGACCTCCAGAGGAGAGAGTGAGTGCCGAGACGGGCGCGGAGAAGGTACCAGAGCGAGACGATCCACAAGTCATCAAGCAGAATCAGAAGAACGAAACCTGCTGCGAAGATGCCGCCAGtggaaaagagaaaaagaaagagaatgaGATGAGAGAGGAGAAGAGGGAGAGAATGATGCTGGAGAAAAGAGAAAGCACGATGGAGGGAGCAGAAACTCCTGagatgaagatgaagaggaggaggag GTCTGAGGAGAATGAagaaacagaaataataaaggAGGAGGAAAGAAGGAGAGAGAACAGACAGGAGCACAAGAAGAAGCGAGAGaagcagaaagagaaagagCTGCTAAGAGAACCTACAAATCATCAGCAGGAGACAAAGCAGCTTAGAAAGAAGAAGGAGAAACAGGCGGGAGAGGTGGAGAAGGAGGCGCAGAACAAGAAGGAAAATATAaagaaggaggaggagaagaaTGAGAAG CTTCTGGACCAGAAAGTTCTGCAGCCTGATCCAGATTCTCCACCCAAAGATCCGACGGTCATTACCCGCCGGCCCCTCGTACCAAACCCAGACCTTCACACAGGACACAATCCTCACCAAAACCTGGACTCTCGGTCTGTGAGACCTAAACGTGATGCTGCTCAAAGTAAAGCTGAGAACGTGAAGCTCAATCTGAGCTCCGACGCCACACGACACGAGACCGGTCAGTGCCCGGGTCCTGCGGCTGCCCTCGGCGCTCCTCGACCTCCAGAGGAGAGAGTGAGCGCCGAGACGGGCGCCGAAAAGGTACCAGAGCGAGACGATCCACAAGTCATCAAGCAGAAGCAGAAGAACGAAACCTGCTGTGAAGATGCCGCCAGTGGAAAAGAGAAGAAGTCCGAACACAGGAGCACGCCGGGCCTCGTGGTGGAGTGGGTCAGTCAGAAGATAAAGGAACGCTACCAGAGGAAGATGAAGAAGAGCTTGAGGAGAGAGCAGCTACATGGGAACAAATTCTACGTCATCA ATACTAATGGTTTCTGGTTTGAAAAGGTAAATGTGGCCAAATTTGAGCAGAAGAAACGAAAGCAGCTGCAGAAGAAGGAGCAGATGTGCCAGAGGGTTCAGAATTTCGTCAGGAAGTTGGAGGAGAAAAGGGCCACGAAAAAGGAGGAgaagaaaaaagagaagaacATGAACAAGAAG gagctccagcagCCTGGTTCCACCTCTCCAGGCCCCGGAGAAGCTCTCACACCGAGCCCAGAACCTGATCCTCCAAAATGTAAAGCTCGGATCATCTTCGTCAGGCCCATCCATCCGAGGCCCAAACCCACCAATGACGGGTCCCGATCACGCCTGGACCTCCCGCCTGTGACCTGA
- the LOC134319263 gene encoding uncharacterized protein LOC134319263: MMNLTPPLLLLLVGSLQLVSGSFYAPNPGRGSCCDKTTTVKLPLHRIRSYSWTSSNCPIKAVMFQTIVGNQICVDPKAPWVKNHVKAVDLKLKSSTTSRTIKPSTSSTPITTVTPITTSTPITTATPITTSTPITTSTPITTSTPITTSTPSTNSKSIRQNSGLSTWESNHNSVRKAPFGANPGSCCDKTTRVRLPLHLIRSYFWTSSNCPIKAVIFRMNDGKQICVDPKAPWVKNRMKVVDLKQKSSTTSRTIKPVTTSTPITTSTPITTSTPITNSKSIRQDLDLSTWESNPNSVMEAPCGANAGHGVCCQNTTTVKIPLHKITSYYWIDSNCPIKAVIFKMNNGKLFCVDPEADWVKNHMTQLELNCNSVMEAPCGANAGHGVCCQYTTTVKIPLHRITSYYWIDSNCPIKAVIFKMNNGKQICVDPEVPWVNNHVTQLELNCNSVRKAESGANAGHGVCCQNTTTVKINPHNITSYFWTSSNCPITTVIFHMNDGKLICVDPEAHWISNHIKAVDLELK; this comes from the exons ATGATGAACCTGACGCCTCCGCTGCTTCTGCTGCTCGTCGGCTCTCTGCAGCTGGTTTCTGGAT CTTTTTATGCTCCTAATCCAGGCCGCGGCAGCTGCTGTGATAAAACCACAACAGTAAAGCTTCCTCTACACAGAATCAGATCTTACAGCTGGACCAGCAGTAACTGTCCCATCAAAGCAGTGAT GTTCCAGACGATTGTAGGAAACCAGATCTGTGTGGATCCTAAAGCTCCTTGGGTAAAGAATCATGTGAAAGCCGTGGATCTTAAACTGAAATCATCAACAACCAGCAGAACCATAAAACCCAGCACCAGCTCAACACCCATCACAACCGTAACACCCATCACAACCTCAACACCCATCACAACCGCAACACCCATCACAACCTCAACACCCATCACAACCTCAACACCCATCACAACCTCAACACCCATCACAACCTCAACACCCAGTACCAACTCAAAGTCCATCAGACAGAACTCGGGCCTCTCCACGTGGGAATCAAACCACAACTCTGTGAGGAAAG ctCCTTTTGGTGCTAATCCAGGCAGCTGCTGTGATAAAACCACAAGAGTAAGGCTTCCTCTACACTTGATCAGATCTTACTTCTGGACTAGCAGTAACTGTCCTATAAAAGCAGTGAT TTTCAGGATGAATGATGGAAAGCAGATCTGTGTGGATCCTAAAGCTCCCTGGGTAAAGAATCGTATGAAAGTGGTGGATCTTAAACAGAAATCATCAACAACCAGCAGAACCATAAAACCCGTCACAACCTCAACACCCATCACAACTTCAACACCCATCACAACTTCAACACCCATTACCAACTCAAAGTCCATCAGACAGGACCtggacctctccacctgggaatcgaaccccaaCTCTGTGATGGAAG CTCCTTGCGGTGCTAATGCAGGCCATGGTGTTTGCTGTCAAAATACCACAACAGTAAAGATTCCTCTACACAAAATCACATCTTATTACTGGATCGACAGTAACTGTCCTATAAAAGCAGTGAT TTTCAAGATGAATAATGGAAAGCTGTTCTGTGTGGATCCTGAAGCTGACTGGGTAAAGAATCACATGACACAGCTGGAATTGAACTGCAACTCTGTGATGGAAG CTCCTTGCGGTGCTAATGCAGGCCATGGTGTTTGCTGTCAATATACCACAACAGTAAAGATTCCTCTACACAGAATCACATCTTATTACTGGATCGACAGTAACTGTCCTATAAAAGCAGTGAT TTTCAAGATGAATAATGGAAAGCAGATCTGTGTGGATCCTGAAGTTCCCTGGGTAAATAATCACGTGACACAGCTGGAATTGAACTGCAACTCTGTGAGGAAAG CTGAAAGTGGTGCTAATGCAGGCCATGGTGTTTGCTGTCAAAATACCACAACAGTAAAGATTAATCCACACAATATCACATCTTACTTCTGGACCAGCAGTAACTGTCCTATAACAACAGTGAT TTTCCACATGAATGATGGAAAGCTGATCTGTGTGGATCCTGAAGCTCATTGGATAAGTAATCACATAAAAGCGGTGGATCTTGAACTGAAGTAA